From the Oceanidesulfovibrio indonesiensis genome, one window contains:
- a CDS encoding recombinase family protein produces the protein MLDNSNVAPGKNKTLRCAIYTRKSHEEGLEQEFNSLDAQRESAEHYIEAQRMRGWTALPDRYDDGGFSGGNMERPGLRRLLADIDAGKIDVIVVYKVDRLSRSLLDFMKMIDLFNEKGVSFVSVTQHFSTTDPTGRMFLGILITFAQYEREVIAERIRDKVAAAKRRGKYCGGVPILGYDVDRDNKKLLVNPDEARTVQYIFRRFIQIGSAKKLGQELNEQGYRTKAWTTKKGKVREGSEWNTAHIYRLLNNRIYIGEIAHKDRSYPGEHEGIIDRATWDKVQAILEDNKPVKVSMARTKMVAPLKGVIRCGHCGCAMGPTYARKNGRHYTYYICQKDSKRTLSRCPLKRIPAGDIEQAVIEQLSAVFRTPTLVAKTYFAARDIEQVERERLFKQKAQLEMELSQAREQALELMKPGSDQPGKAEMLTTVNRQAVELSKQLTHVSERCRAYRGNSITEQDVSEAFQNVEGFWEDLFPVERNRLIRLLVDKVEIRETGIDMELRTNGLTTLIAELAGLACEVTERRASR, from the coding sequence ATGCTTGATAACAGCAATGTCGCGCCGGGCAAGAACAAGACCCTGCGCTGTGCCATCTACACCCGCAAGAGCCACGAGGAAGGTCTCGAACAGGAGTTCAACTCGTTGGATGCCCAACGGGAATCGGCGGAACACTATATCGAAGCTCAGAGGATGCGGGGCTGGACGGCTCTGCCGGATCGCTATGACGATGGTGGTTTCTCGGGCGGGAACATGGAGCGTCCGGGGCTGCGCCGCCTGCTGGCGGACATCGACGCCGGGAAGATCGATGTGATCGTCGTCTACAAGGTCGACCGGCTGTCCCGCTCGCTGCTGGACTTCATGAAGATGATCGACCTCTTCAACGAGAAGGGTGTCAGCTTCGTCTCGGTCACCCAGCACTTCAGCACCACCGATCCCACCGGCCGAATGTTTCTCGGTATCCTGATCACCTTCGCCCAGTACGAGCGGGAGGTCATCGCCGAACGCATCCGGGACAAGGTGGCGGCAGCCAAGCGCCGGGGGAAATACTGCGGCGGCGTACCCATCCTCGGATACGACGTCGACAGGGACAACAAGAAGCTGCTGGTCAACCCAGATGAAGCCAGGACGGTGCAGTACATCTTCCGCCGCTTCATCCAGATCGGCTCGGCCAAGAAGCTGGGCCAGGAATTGAACGAACAGGGATACCGCACCAAGGCCTGGACCACCAAGAAAGGCAAGGTGCGTGAGGGCTCCGAATGGAACACCGCCCACATCTACCGGCTGCTCAATAACCGGATCTATATCGGCGAGATCGCCCACAAGGACCGCAGCTACCCCGGTGAGCACGAAGGGATCATCGACCGGGCGACCTGGGACAAGGTTCAGGCCATCCTGGAGGACAACAAACCGGTCAAGGTTTCCATGGCCAGAACCAAAATGGTCGCCCCACTGAAAGGCGTCATTCGCTGCGGCCACTGCGGATGCGCGATGGGACCGACCTACGCCCGCAAGAACGGCCGCCACTACACCTATTACATCTGCCAGAAGGACAGCAAGCGGACCTTGAGCCGGTGTCCGCTCAAACGGATTCCCGCCGGGGACATCGAGCAGGCGGTGATCGAGCAGTTGAGCGCGGTGTTCCGCACACCGACGCTGGTGGCCAAAACCTACTTCGCGGCCCGGGACATCGAGCAGGTGGAGCGGGAGCGGCTGTTCAAGCAGAAAGCCCAACTCGAGATGGAGCTGTCGCAGGCGCGGGAGCAGGCACTCGAACTGATGAAGCCCGGCAGCGATCAGCCGGGCAAGGCAGAGATGCTGACGACCGTCAACCGCCAGGCGGTCGAGCTCTCGAAACAACTGACGCACGTGAGCGAGCGATGCAGAGCCTACCGGGGGAACAGCATCACGGAACAGGATGTATCGGAGGCCTTCCAGAATGTCGAAGGCTTCTGGGAAGACCTTTTCCCGGTGGAGCGAAACCGGCTCATCCGCCTCCTGGTGGATAAGGTCGAGATCCGCGAGACCGGGATCGACATGGAGCTGCGCACCAACGGGCTGACAACGCTCATCGCCGAGCTGGCCGGTCTGGCATGCGAAGTCACCGAACGGAGGGCAAGCCGATGA